From the genome of Sediminibacter sp. Hel_I_10:
TCTTGCGTCTCTATTGGCCGATTTTAGATCATAGATGAGTTGCGATAAATCTTCAATAGAATAAATATCGTGATGTGGAGGAGGTGAAATGAGCCCCACATATGGTGTGGAGTTTCTTGTCTTCGCAATATCAGGGTTTACTTTAGGGCCCGGCAATTGACCGCCCTCTCCAGGTTTGGCCCCTTGGGCCATTTTTATTTGAATTTCTGAAGCATTGGTCAAATAATTAGACGTTACACCAAAACGCCCCGAAGCAACTTGTTTAATTGCTGAATTTCTCCAATCTCCATTAGCATGCTTGTAAAAGCGATCTTCATCTTCGCCGCCTTCACCAGAATTACTTTTACCTCCAATACGGTTCATCGCTATGGCCAAGTTTTCATGAGCCTCTTTACTGATAGAGCCGTAAGACATCGCGCCTGTTTTAAATCTCTTGACAATTTTAGTCCAAGGCTCCACTTCTTCAATGGCAATAGGATCATAATTGGTAAACTCAAATAACCCACGTATGGTCATGAGTTGCTTGGTTTGTTCATTAACCAACTCTGAATACTCTTGATAGGTTTTATGCTTGTTGCCACGCACCGCTTCTTGTAATTTGGCAACGGTCAAAGGGTTAAAGGCATGCTTTTCGCCATGGCGTCTCCATTTGTATTGTCCGCCATAATCCAAATTCAAATCTGCCTCAACACTATCGGTTTTATAGGCTTTTCTATGTCGTTTTGAAACCTCCTTTTCAATTTCTCGCAAACCAATACCTTGAAGCCTTGTGACTGTATTTGGAAAATACGCATTGACTACGGTAGTATTTAACCCAACACACTCAAATAATTGAGAGCCTCGGTATGAGTTTAAGGTTGAGATTCCAATTTTGTTCATAACCTTCAGAATACCCATTCCAATGGCCTTATTGTAATTTTTAATTGCCGTAAGGTAATCAACGCCCTGAATTTCATTTTCAGCAACTTGATCGTAAACAATTTCGTTGACGATGTATGGGTTAATCGCACTTGCTCCATATCCAAAAAGTAGTGCAAAATGATGTACTTCACGAGGTTCGGCCGACTCGATTATCAAACTGACCTTGGCACGTTTGCCTATTTTATACAGTTCATGATTTACGTAAGAGCAAGCCATTAATGCCGGTATTGGCGCCATTTTTTCGTTTACGCCTCGATCAGATAAAATGATAATATTTCCGCCGTTATCAATAGCTTTAGAGGCTTGTTTCACAAGATTGAGCAAAGCGTTCTCCAACTCATTCAAACCCTTGTCCACTTCATACAAGATAGGGATCGTAGTGACCACAAAATGTGGGTTACTCTTGTAATTCTTAATTTTATCCAAATCATGTTTAGAGATCACAGGATTCTGAATTTTAAGCTTTCGGCATTGTGCCTCATTGATATCGAACAGATTGAAATCTTCTCCCAAAGTAAGACTGATATCGGTAATCAACTTCTCCCGAATACCATCTAAAGGCGGGTTAGTGACTTGAGCAAATAACTGTTTGAAATAATTGTAAATCAGTTGCGGTTGATCTGACAATACCGCAATTGGTGTATCATTTCCCATAGAACCAATAGGATCCTTGGCATTTTGAGCCATTGGGTTGATCAATATATTAAGGTCTTCTTGAGTGTAACCAAAAACTATTTGACGTTTTGCCAAAGGATCTTCGTCATGCTCAATCGGGCCTTCTTTTGCAGCAATATTGGAGAGATGTACTAAGTTTTCATCTAACCATTTTTTATAAGGGTGTTTAGAAACAATAGCTGCTTTAACTTCTTCATCGTCAATAATGCGTCCTTGATTCATATCAACCAAGAACATTTTTCCTGGCTCGAGGCGGCCGTGACATTCAATGTTTTTAGGATCTATATCTATAACGCCCGTTTCCGAAGACATGATTACAAACCCATCTTTAGTGACGGAGTACCTTGAAGGACGTAACCCATTTCTATCCAATACAGCTCCTATATAATCCCCATCGGTAAAAGGAATGGATGCTGGGCCATCCCAAGGCTCCATCACACAAGAGTTATATTCATAAAAGGCGCGTTTCTCCTCAGACATGTCCGGATTTCGCTCCCAAGCTTCTGGCACAAGCATCATCATCACTTCTGGCAAAGAACGGCCGGTCATTAATAATAATTCGACCACCATATCCATAGATGCAGAATCTGATTTCCCGGGAAGTACAATGGGAAAAATGCTCTTAATCTCATCCCCAAACCAATCGCTTTGCATTAATTCTTGTCGAGACAATACACGAGACACATTACCTCTAAGCGTATTTATTTCTCCATTATGGCACATGTACCGAAATGGCTGAGCCAAATCCCAAGTTGGGAAGGTATTTGTTGAAAATCGTTGATGTACCAGAGCTAATCTGGTGACCAAGGTTGGATCTTGTAAATCGGTATAATACAGTTTAATATCTTCGGGAATTAAAAGCCCTTTGAAAATAATGGTTTTTGTAGAAAGACTCGGCAAATAGAAATACCCACTTTCTGATAATTTGGAGTTAATGATGAGATGTTCCGTCTGTTTTCTAGCGGTAAATAACTTTAGATTAAAATCGAAATCGGTTTGCTCCGGATTGGATTTCCCTATAAAGACCTGCTTTATAAACGGTTCGGTTTCTGCGGCAATTTTCCCGATGACCGATGAGTCTACAGGCACATCACGCCAACCCAAAACCTGAAGCCCTTGCCTCTTCATATTAGCTTCAAATTGATCAATACAGTACTGCCGCTGGTTTTCTCGTCTTGGCAAAAACACATTGCTCACAGCATAGGCTCCAGCTTCGGGCAATTGAAAATCACAATTTTTAACAAAAAAGACGTGAGGAATATCAATAAGAATACCAGCACCATCTCCGGTTTTTCCATCAGAACTCACGGCACCACGATGTTCTAACTTTTCTAGGATTTCAAGTGCCTTGTGAATGATACCATTAGAGGTGTTTCCTTTTAAACTGCATATAAATCCTGCGCCACAATTATCGTGTTCAAATTCTGGCCAATAAAGTCCTTGTTGTTTTAGCATGTATTTTTGGAATTGTGTTTTTTTGAAATAGATCAACTCTCTAAGATACAACCAAAGCATTAATTAATAAAACCCTATCGTGAGATTTTCGGTTTTTGCATTTTGAAGGATTTAAGATTCATTATCCTCATTTTTAAGGGCTTGTTTTGTGAAAAATGCAAAAACAAGTGTTCAAGTTATCCCATGTCATCAAAAACAAAAAACCACTTCAACCTCAGCTTAAATTATGAAATCCTTAAAATTCGATACTATTTTTTTCAACTTTGAAATTAAGATGACCGTAATTCAAGCATTTCATAAAAATGACCATAGCATGCTCAAAACCCGTCGTTTAAAAGCATAAAATCCTACTTATTCTTTATTTTTGAGAATTACATTTTTCTGAAATTAAGCATTGCGATGAAAAAAATTGAGGCGATCATTAGAAAATCTAAATTCTCTGAAGTAAAAGAAGCCTTGCACAATGTGGGCGTAAATTTCTTTTCTTATTGGGATGTCACGGGTTTAGGTAACGAACAGGAGGGCCACGTGTACCGGGGCGTTTCTTACAGCACTAGTGACATCCAACGTCGCTACTTATCGATAGTTGTTAATGATGATTTTGCAGACGCCACCATAAAAGCCATTTTAGATGCTGGAGCTACCGGCGACGTTGGCGATGGTAAGATCTTTATATCAACCATTGACGGAGCCTACAGAATTCGCACTAAGGAAAAAGGCAATAACACTTTAAATTAAGACTATGGAATTGTTGACGATCAACAACGTATGGATGATGATTTGCACAGCACTCGTGTTCTTTATGCACTTAGGCTTTGCTTTTTTGGAAATTGGCTTAACTCGTCAAAAAAATACGCTCAACATTCTATTTAAAAATATTTTTATCATCACCATTGGCCTACTGCTTTATTGTTTGGTAGGCTTTAATTTAATGTATCCCGGTTTTGAGGCAGATGCTTCTGGCGTTTTTGGCTTTGCGGGTTTTGGATTATATGCACCCACAACAACGGAGGGTGCTCTTGATCTCACTTATAATTCTGGTTATACCTATTGGACCGATTTTCTTTTTCAAGGCATGTTTGCGGCTACCGCAGCTACAATTGTTTCTGGTGCTGTTGCGGAGCGTATGAAGATTGGCCCCTTTATGATATTTACAATTCTATACGTTGGTTTCATATACCCAATCGCCGGATCTTGGAAATGGGGAGGAGGCTTTTTGCAAACCATGGACACCCCATTTTATGACTTTGCAGGATCTACACTCGTTCACTCGGTGGGCGGTTGGGCTGCTTTGGTAGCCGTTTGCCTTTTAGGTTCAAGAATAGGAAAGTTCAAAAACGGAAAAGTGCAAGCCATCCCAGGGCACAACATTCCACTGGCCACTGCAGGCGTATTGATTTTATGGTTGGGTTGGTTTGGATTTAATGGCGGCTCAGTGCTTTCTGCAGATCCTGCCGCAACCTCTTTGGTATTAGTGACCACCTCATTGGCAGCAGCAGCAGGCGGAGTTGTTTGTGCGCTGGTCACCATGTTACGCTATAAAAATTTAGATTTAACCATGTTTCTTAACGGAATATTAGGCGGATTAGTGGCAATCACAGCCGGAGCCGACCAAATGTCTCCTACAGATGCCATTGCCATTGGCGCCATTGGCGGGGCCATTATCGTTTTTGCCGTGGCCTTTATAGACAAACTAAAACTAGACGACCCTGTTGGTGCTATCGCCGTACACTTAATTTGCGGGATTTGGGGAACTTTAGCGGTTGGTATCTTCGGAAACTTAGCGGGTACGAGCCAATTCTTAAGTCAATTAATCGGGATTGGATGCTATGCTATGTTCTGTAGCATTTCCGCATTTATCATCATATTCACCTTG
Proteins encoded in this window:
- a CDS encoding P-II family nitrogen regulator; the protein is MKKIEAIIRKSKFSEVKEALHNVGVNFFSYWDVTGLGNEQEGHVYRGVSYSTSDIQRRYLSIVVNDDFADATIKAILDAGATGDVGDGKIFISTIDGAYRIRTKEKGNNTLN
- a CDS encoding ammonium transporter gives rise to the protein MELLTINNVWMMICTALVFFMHLGFAFLEIGLTRQKNTLNILFKNIFIITIGLLLYCLVGFNLMYPGFEADASGVFGFAGFGLYAPTTTEGALDLTYNSGYTYWTDFLFQGMFAATAATIVSGAVAERMKIGPFMIFTILYVGFIYPIAGSWKWGGGFLQTMDTPFYDFAGSTLVHSVGGWAALVAVCLLGSRIGKFKNGKVQAIPGHNIPLATAGVLILWLGWFGFNGGSVLSADPAATSLVLVTTSLAAAAGGVVCALVTMLRYKNLDLTMFLNGILGGLVAITAGADQMSPTDAIAIGAIGGAIIVFAVAFIDKLKLDDPVGAIAVHLICGIWGTLAVGIFGNLAGTSQFLSQLIGIGCYAMFCSISAFIIIFTLKKTVGIRVSEKEEFEGLDAHEHGMNAYPDFRLNEH
- the gltB gene encoding glutamate synthase large subunit, with protein sequence MLKQQGLYWPEFEHDNCGAGFICSLKGNTSNGIIHKALEILEKLEHRGAVSSDGKTGDGAGILIDIPHVFFVKNCDFQLPEAGAYAVSNVFLPRRENQRQYCIDQFEANMKRQGLQVLGWRDVPVDSSVIGKIAAETEPFIKQVFIGKSNPEQTDFDFNLKLFTARKQTEHLIINSKLSESGYFYLPSLSTKTIIFKGLLIPEDIKLYYTDLQDPTLVTRLALVHQRFSTNTFPTWDLAQPFRYMCHNGEINTLRGNVSRVLSRQELMQSDWFGDEIKSIFPIVLPGKSDSASMDMVVELLLMTGRSLPEVMMMLVPEAWERNPDMSEEKRAFYEYNSCVMEPWDGPASIPFTDGDYIGAVLDRNGLRPSRYSVTKDGFVIMSSETGVIDIDPKNIECHGRLEPGKMFLVDMNQGRIIDDEEVKAAIVSKHPYKKWLDENLVHLSNIAAKEGPIEHDEDPLAKRQIVFGYTQEDLNILINPMAQNAKDPIGSMGNDTPIAVLSDQPQLIYNYFKQLFAQVTNPPLDGIREKLITDISLTLGEDFNLFDINEAQCRKLKIQNPVISKHDLDKIKNYKSNPHFVVTTIPILYEVDKGLNELENALLNLVKQASKAIDNGGNIIILSDRGVNEKMAPIPALMACSYVNHELYKIGKRAKVSLIIESAEPREVHHFALLFGYGASAINPYIVNEIVYDQVAENEIQGVDYLTAIKNYNKAIGMGILKVMNKIGISTLNSYRGSQLFECVGLNTTVVNAYFPNTVTRLQGIGLREIEKEVSKRHRKAYKTDSVEADLNLDYGGQYKWRRHGEKHAFNPLTVAKLQEAVRGNKHKTYQEYSELVNEQTKQLMTIRGLFEFTNYDPIAIEEVEPWTKIVKRFKTGAMSYGSISKEAHENLAIAMNRIGGKSNSGEGGEDEDRFYKHANGDWRNSAIKQVASGRFGVTSNYLTNASEIQIKMAQGAKPGEGGQLPGPKVNPDIAKTRNSTPYVGLISPPPHHDIYSIEDLSQLIYDLKSANRDARINVKLVSEVGVGTVAAGVAKAKGDVILISGHDGGTGASPLTSLKHAGLPWELGLAEAQQTLVMNDLRNRVVLECDGQMKTGRDVAIACLLGAEEFGFATAPLVASGCIMMRVCHLNTCPVGIATQNPELRKKFEGKPEHVVNFMYFIAQELREIMAQLGFRTVDEMVGQVQKLNRNKTIQHYKTLGLDLSPILHQVPVPKGTKLYNTQSQDHDLEKALDFKIIRRAHPALFRKEKTVLESKITNRDRAFGAILSNEISKIYGAQGLPDNTLKINFTGSAGQSFGAFATKGLTFAINGNSNDYFGKGLSGAKLIVQVPEEATIVPEDNIIIGNVALYGATSGEAYINGKAGERFCVRNSGAHAVVEGIGDHGCEYMTGGRAVILGEVGRNFGAGMSGGIAYVYNPKGTFEKNCNTEGLNIDPVEVPEDVSELKALIENHYNATLSPLAQRLLENWQKELPKFVKVLPEEYKQALIRLEEEKKVIV